Proteins encoded together in one Cyanobacteriota bacterium window:
- a CDS encoding response regulator transcription factor produces MTTQQNQTREAVIALSPVQSTVQITKELNMAGYNRIDRVDYQEALIQAVQARKPQIIIVTSELPGRKTMIEMFSEIAEASPNTKIIFISKSIPEEIILNLYLAANLCAWLLSERSDRTLSFAIESAEAGQLFLDFVINKSIRNLISEKQSVLTNANANFGNLELLTEREAEVLKYLCEGLNYKSVAQKLFISESTVKTHINNVFTKLKVNDRTQAVLYALRHDLESLMRVTMNNAKASSSK; encoded by the coding sequence ATGACAACACAACAAAATCAAACACGAGAGGCAGTTATTGCCTTGAGTCCAGTTCAGTCTACCGTTCAGATAACAAAAGAATTGAATATGGCTGGCTACAACAGAATTGATAGAGTCGACTATCAAGAAGCTTTAATTCAAGCAGTACAAGCTAGAAAACCTCAAATTATTATTGTTACCAGTGAATTACCTGGTCGCAAAACAATGATTGAGATGTTTAGCGAAATTGCTGAAGCTTCGCCAAACACAAAAATCATTTTCATCTCGAAATCGATTCCAGAAGAGATAATCTTGAACTTATATCTTGCAGCAAATCTTTGCGCTTGGCTACTTAGTGAAAGATCTGATAGAACTCTATCTTTTGCAATTGAATCGGCTGAAGCAGGTCAATTATTCCTTGACTTTGTAATCAATAAATCAATCAGAAATCTGATTAGCGAGAAGCAATCAGTGCTTACAAATGCTAATGCTAATTTCGGTAATCTTGAATTACTTACTGAAAGAGAAGCTGAAGTACTTAAGTACTTGTGTGAAGGTCTTAACTATAAGAGCGTTGCACAAAAATTGTTTATCTCTGAATCTACAGTTAAAACACATATCAATAACGTGTTCACCAAGTTGAAAGTTAATGATAGAACCCAAGCTGTTCTTTATGCTCTTAGACATGACCTAGAGTCATTAATGAGAGTTACTATGAACAACGCTAAAGCATCTAGCTCTAAATAA
- the ftsH gene encoding ATP-dependent zinc metalloprotease FtsH → MKKLPTTLPFIILILFLSLFAISLMGQEKQRNVLSYSEFIKRVLPSDGTVSTAYKVELTNGEDVAKIEDKSGDIYYARVPANLLGANPELADKLVKQGIQVDVKAQQGDSIWAGIISNLLVPLILFGLLMFMLRNAGGAGGPMSFGKSRAKLMTRNTNISFDDVAGIEESKQELEEIVDFLKNSVKYTSLGAKIPKGVILVGPPGCGKTLLAKAVAGEAGVPFFTISGSDFVEMFVGVGASRVRDLFEQAKKNAPCIIFIDEIDAVGRQRSGMSGGGNDEREQTLNQLLVEMDGFQPNSGIIVLAATNRPDVLDKALLRPGRFDRKVSIDTPDLNGRTDILNVHVRGKPLSQDVDTDTLAKRTPGFSGADLANLINEAAILAAREEAKDISMRHLEEAIDKVAIGPEKKSKIIKPKDQVCTAIHETGHTLTSIYYESSNEFHKVTIIPRGMALGLTWSTEEEYKVSQSEDQLKTEMRVLLAGRAAEEIIFGKGNVTSGASNDMERCTAIARAMITRFGMNQSLGIVAYGEKHGNPYLEGEYTSKNYSEAYANKIDQEVQVLIQALYEEVKAKLIGHREQLLAVSQILLQKETLDKEEVFAVLEEIKNGKFVKIPFENFIDLASTRTPERVKTLIKEESDKRKSERERLRAIDKQREQNSEEGDQRKVG, encoded by the coding sequence ATGAAGAAACTGCCAACCACTCTACCATTTATCATCTTGATTCTATTTCTGTCATTATTTGCAATTAGCTTAATGGGACAAGAAAAACAACGCAATGTTCTAAGCTATAGCGAATTCATCAAACGGGTATTACCATCAGACGGTACAGTATCAACTGCCTATAAGGTGGAACTAACAAATGGCGAAGATGTTGCCAAAATCGAAGACAAAAGCGGGGATATTTACTATGCAAGAGTCCCAGCCAATCTTTTAGGTGCAAACCCAGAACTGGCAGATAAATTAGTTAAACAAGGTATACAAGTAGATGTAAAAGCTCAACAAGGCGATAGTATCTGGGCTGGGATTATTTCCAATCTCTTAGTACCACTTATACTTTTTGGTCTTTTGATGTTCATGTTACGCAATGCTGGCGGCGCTGGCGGTCCAATGTCTTTTGGCAAAAGTCGTGCCAAACTTATGACTCGCAACACTAATATAAGTTTTGATGATGTTGCCGGTATTGAAGAAAGTAAACAAGAGCTTGAAGAGATCGTTGACTTTCTCAAAAACTCAGTGAAATATACATCACTAGGAGCCAAAATCCCCAAAGGAGTAATCCTTGTTGGACCTCCAGGTTGCGGTAAAACCCTCTTGGCCAAAGCTGTTGCCGGCGAAGCAGGAGTGCCATTCTTTACAATCTCTGGTTCAGACTTTGTAGAAATGTTTGTTGGTGTTGGTGCAAGTAGAGTTAGAGATCTTTTTGAACAAGCCAAAAAAAATGCTCCTTGCATTATTTTCATTGACGAGATTGATGCAGTTGGGCGTCAACGTAGTGGTATGTCCGGTGGTGGTAACGATGAGCGTGAACAAACACTAAACCAATTATTAGTCGAGATGGATGGCTTCCAACCCAATAGTGGAATCATCGTACTTGCAGCAACCAATAGACCAGACGTACTCGACAAAGCCTTATTAAGACCAGGTCGCTTTGACCGCAAAGTCAGCATTGACACTCCTGATCTTAATGGACGTACAGATATTCTTAATGTGCACGTACGCGGCAAGCCTCTCTCCCAGGACGTTGACACAGATACACTTGCCAAACGCACCCCTGGTTTTTCTGGTGCTGACTTAGCCAATCTCATTAACGAGGCGGCAATTCTTGCAGCAAGAGAGGAAGCCAAAGATATTTCAATGAGACACCTTGAAGAAGCTATCGACAAAGTTGCAATCGGACCAGAGAAAAAAAGTAAAATCATCAAGCCCAAGGATCAGGTTTGCACTGCGATACATGAAACAGGTCACACCTTAACTAGCATCTATTATGAATCTAGTAATGAGTTTCATAAAGTAACTATCATCCCAAGAGGAATGGCACTTGGTTTAACTTGGTCAACTGAAGAAGAGTACAAAGTATCTCAGTCAGAAGATCAGCTCAAAACTGAAATGCGTGTACTACTCGCTGGCAGGGCAGCAGAGGAAATTATATTTGGCAAAGGCAATGTTACTAGCGGCGCATCCAATGACATGGAACGCTGCACAGCGATTGCTCGTGCCATGATTACTAGATTTGGCATGAACCAAAGTCTTGGTATTGTTGCTTACGGAGAAAAACATGGTAATCCATATCTTGAAGGAGAATACACCTCAAAGAACTACAGTGAAGCCTATGCCAACAAAATAGACCAAGAAGTGCAAGTATTAATCCAAGCACTCTACGAAGAAGTTAAAGCCAAGCTTATAGGGCATAGAGAACAGTTACTTGCCGTCTCACAAATCCTCTTACAAAAAGAAACTCTAGACAAAGAAGAAGTATTTGCTGTTCTTGAAGAAATCAAAAATGGCAAATTTGTCAAAATCCCTTTTGAGAATTTCATTGATCTAGCAAGCACCAGAA